The Methylomonas koyamae genome has a segment encoding these proteins:
- the asnB gene encoding asparagine synthase (glutamine-hydrolyzing), producing MCGINGIFRYGVETPKIDIEQIIATRDSMYNRGPDGAGLWLSDCGSVGFGHRRLAIIELSELGAQPMHTADGQLSITFNGEIYNHNELRRNLESKGFAFRSHSDTEVLLHLYRDIGIEMVNQLRGMFAFALWDNRNRKLIIARDPYGIKPVYYSNSDGVFRFASQVKALVAGSGIDCSINPAALVSFLLWGSVSEPLTLYENINALPAGHVLEIDYLGRQSIHQYWNINTVINTSYSAASAIPADITKELAKAAIRDSVKAHMVADVPVGSFLSAGLDSATITGLAQELVPEPVSAITLAFEEFSGRSLDEAPVAKEIASILGVKHQVVTSSMSHVETELAMFLDAMDQPTIDGINTWLVSKAAKSNGLKVVLSGLGGDEMLGGYNTFEAIPEIINKLSPYNSNPTINNLFFYIHAFIAKSFKGLNPNNSDCLNMASNITSAYQLQKGLFMPWELPNIIDRDLLKIGLSQLTKINRFESVDDIQSDFGKIVALESKKYMRNQLLRDTDWIGMAHSLEIRVPLVDHILLSNLVGSAATGKLGNKKEILPQSLTAKLDDRIVNRPKTGFTIPIWRWLNQSPAFSSWKRNKYLTNKNIIPNKRWAYCVLEHFPGASNYLK from the coding sequence ATGTGTGGCATAAACGGTATATTTCGCTATGGCGTAGAAACGCCGAAAATCGATATCGAACAAATAATAGCAACTCGCGACTCAATGTATAACAGAGGGCCTGACGGCGCCGGCCTTTGGTTATCGGACTGCGGATCGGTTGGATTCGGACATCGGCGCCTGGCGATAATCGAACTCTCGGAATTGGGCGCTCAACCCATGCATACAGCGGATGGCCAGTTGTCCATCACGTTCAACGGCGAAATATATAACCACAACGAATTAAGAAGAAACCTAGAGTCGAAAGGGTTTGCTTTTCGAAGCCACAGCGATACGGAAGTGCTGCTTCATTTATACCGAGATATCGGCATCGAAATGGTTAATCAATTACGCGGCATGTTTGCATTTGCGCTATGGGACAACCGTAACAGAAAGCTGATAATCGCACGCGACCCTTACGGTATTAAACCGGTTTATTACTCAAATAGTGACGGGGTGTTTCGATTCGCCTCGCAGGTAAAAGCCCTTGTAGCAGGAAGCGGAATCGATTGTTCGATTAACCCGGCTGCATTAGTAAGTTTTTTACTCTGGGGCAGCGTATCCGAGCCATTAACGTTATATGAAAATATAAACGCATTGCCTGCAGGACATGTACTTGAAATTGATTACTTAGGCCGCCAAAGTATTCATCAATATTGGAATATCAATACTGTCATAAATACTTCTTATTCGGCCGCGTCAGCTATACCAGCGGATATAACCAAGGAATTAGCTAAGGCGGCGATTAGAGACTCTGTCAAAGCGCACATGGTTGCGGACGTACCAGTAGGCTCTTTTTTGTCAGCGGGTCTCGATTCGGCAACTATTACCGGGCTGGCTCAAGAGCTTGTCCCCGAACCGGTTAGCGCTATAACGCTGGCTTTCGAAGAGTTTAGCGGAAGGTCGCTGGACGAGGCGCCTGTCGCTAAGGAAATCGCTTCGATACTGGGCGTAAAGCATCAAGTGGTCACTTCGAGTATGTCCCATGTCGAAACCGAATTGGCAATGTTTCTTGACGCGATGGATCAACCAACTATCGATGGTATCAATACTTGGCTGGTCAGCAAAGCGGCTAAATCAAACGGGCTTAAGGTCGTGCTTTCTGGTTTAGGCGGAGATGAAATGCTTGGTGGCTATAATACATTCGAAGCAATTCCAGAAATTATAAACAAGCTATCACCCTACAATTCAAACCCTACTATTAACAACCTGTTTTTTTACATCCACGCTTTTATCGCAAAAAGCTTTAAAGGATTAAATCCAAATAATTCTGATTGTTTGAACATGGCAAGCAATATCACGTCTGCCTATCAGCTTCAGAAAGGTTTATTTATGCCTTGGGAGCTCCCAAATATCATCGATAGAGATTTATTAAAAATCGGCCTGTCGCAACTCACGAAAATCAATAGATTTGAGTCAGTAGACGACATTCAATCCGATTTCGGCAAAATTGTGGCTCTGGAATCAAAAAAATATATGCGTAACCAATTGTTACGCGATACCGACTGGATAGGAATGGCCCACTCTCTGGAAATTCGCGTACCGTTAGTAGACCATATTTTGCTCTCTAACTTGGTCGGTTCGGCCGCGACCGGGAAACTCGGGAACAAGAAAGAAATATTACCCCAATCGCTTACTGCTAAACTCGATGATCGCATCGTCAATCGGCCAAAAACCGGCTTTACCATACCGATATGGCGCTGGCTCAATCAATCGCCGGCATTTTCTTCATGGAAACGAAACAAATATCTGACTAACAAAAACATAATACCGAACAAACGCTGGGCTTATTGTGTGCTTGAACATTTTCCTGGAGCAAGTAACTATTTAAAATAA
- the msrP gene encoding protein-methionine-sulfoxide reductase catalytic subunit MsrP — MLIKTYKQIPSNEITDPAVFRQRRTLLKAMAALAIGAAGSDTVAARSRTWPDLQTGNPPVPDLQPTPAELVGNYTNYYEFAFNKEDATRLAQRLRIDAWSVTIGGEVENPASYHLEDLLQRCPLREYLYRFRCVEGWSMVVPWVGFALSDLLKLAQPLASAKFVKFTSASQPEAMPRLWQQAMLAWPYQEGLRIDEAGHPLTILAVGAYGETLPKQNGAPLRLVVPWKYGFKSAKAIVAIELCRQPPLTSWNRYAPDEYGFYANVNPAVPHPRWSQASERPLGSDFFTPRRPTELFNGYGEQVAGLYSGMNLRHFF, encoded by the coding sequence ATGTTGATCAAAACCTATAAGCAAATTCCGAGCAACGAGATCACCGATCCGGCAGTGTTCAGACAACGGCGGACATTGTTGAAAGCGATGGCCGCGCTCGCCATCGGCGCTGCCGGCAGCGACACCGTTGCCGCCCGTTCCCGCACCTGGCCCGACCTGCAAACCGGTAATCCACCCGTGCCCGACTTGCAGCCTACCCCGGCGGAATTGGTCGGCAATTACACCAACTATTACGAGTTCGCCTTCAACAAGGAAGACGCGACCCGTCTGGCGCAACGGCTGCGCATCGACGCGTGGTCGGTAACGATCGGCGGCGAAGTCGAAAATCCGGCCAGCTACCATCTGGAAGATTTGTTGCAACGCTGCCCGCTACGCGAATACCTGTACCGCTTCCGCTGCGTGGAAGGTTGGTCTATGGTCGTGCCCTGGGTCGGTTTTGCCTTAAGCGATTTATTGAAGCTGGCGCAGCCCTTGGCGTCGGCCAAATTCGTCAAATTCACCAGCGCCAGTCAGCCGGAGGCGATGCCGCGGTTGTGGCAACAAGCCATGCTGGCCTGGCCCTACCAAGAAGGCTTGCGTATCGACGAAGCCGGCCATCCGCTGACGATCCTGGCGGTCGGCGCTTACGGCGAAACCCTGCCCAAGCAAAACGGCGCGCCGCTGCGTTTGGTCGTGCCTTGGAAATACGGCTTCAAAAGCGCCAAAGCCATCGTCGCCATCGAGTTATGCCGGCAACCGCCGTTGACCAGTTGGAACCGCTACGCACCCGACGAATACGGCTTCTACGCCAACGTCAATCCGGCGGTACCGCATCCGCGCTGGAGCCAGGCCAGCGAGCGGCCGCTGGGCTCCGATTTTTTCACGCCGCGGCGGCCGACCGAATTGTTCAACGGCTATGGCGAACAGGTTGCCGGTTTGTACAGCGGCATGAACCTCAGGCATTTTTTCTAA
- the hflK gene encoding FtsH protease activity modulator HflK, with product MSSEKHNTSKQTPQPDWRLEIDKYWKQVSEKTGDFFNDHKSMFSAGKVASAVGGTLAVVWLASGFYIVDQGNRGVVTRFGAYSETTMPGPNWHIPVPFENVAIVNVEQQRFIEVGYIDSSRINKSSLIPQESLMLTADENIIAVRLAVQYQINNARDYLFNVKNNENTLKQLTESVERAVIGRNSMDFVLTEGRSQIVAEIKEQIQAGMDEYKTGISIASVNLQDAQPPEEVQGAFEDAIRAREDKQRLINEAEAYANEVIPKARGAASRIIQEAEAYEAEKIAKAKGETERFDQLLVEYEKSPAITRKRLYLEAKEKLYSSTNKVMLEADQTNPMLYMPMPQTFQQHGSSPAASNDAEPTVEPHNADKNGMRKTSGNELRPSRSKQ from the coding sequence ATGTCATCAGAAAAACACAACACCAGTAAGCAGACGCCGCAGCCGGATTGGAGGCTGGAGATCGACAAGTATTGGAAGCAGGTTTCGGAAAAAACCGGCGATTTTTTTAACGACCACAAAAGCATGTTTTCCGCCGGCAAGGTTGCCTCTGCGGTGGGAGGCACTCTGGCCGTAGTCTGGCTGGCCAGCGGCTTCTATATCGTGGACCAAGGCAACCGCGGCGTCGTCACCCGCTTCGGCGCCTATTCCGAAACTACGATGCCCGGTCCGAACTGGCACATTCCGGTTCCGTTCGAGAACGTCGCCATCGTCAACGTCGAACAACAACGCTTTATCGAAGTCGGCTACATCGACAGCAGCCGCATCAACAAATCGTCGCTGATTCCGCAGGAATCGCTGATGCTGACCGCCGACGAGAACATCATTGCCGTGCGGCTGGCGGTGCAGTACCAGATCAACAACGCCAGGGATTACCTGTTCAACGTCAAAAACAACGAAAACACGCTGAAACAACTAACCGAGAGCGTCGAGCGCGCCGTGATCGGCCGTAACAGCATGGACTTCGTCCTGACCGAGGGCCGCAGCCAGATCGTCGCCGAGATCAAAGAGCAGATCCAGGCCGGCATGGACGAATATAAAACCGGCATCAGCATTGCCAGCGTCAACCTTCAAGACGCTCAGCCGCCGGAGGAAGTGCAAGGTGCCTTCGAAGACGCCATTCGCGCCCGCGAGGATAAGCAGCGCCTGATCAACGAAGCCGAAGCCTACGCCAACGAAGTGATTCCGAAAGCCCGCGGCGCCGCGTCCCGGATTATCCAGGAAGCCGAAGCCTACGAAGCGGAAAAAATCGCCAAAGCCAAAGGCGAAACCGAACGCTTCGACCAGTTGCTGGTGGAATACGAGAAGAGCCCGGCCATCACCCGCAAACGCCTGTATCTGGAAGCCAAGGAAAAATTGTATAGCAGCACCAACAAAGTAATGCTGGAAGCGGACCAGACCAATCCGATGCTGTACATGCCTATGCCGCAGACCTTTCAACAACACGGCAGCAGCCCGGCCGCCAGCAATGACGCGGAACCGACGGTCGAACCGCACAACGCCGACAAAAACGGCATGCGTAAAACCTCCGGCAACGAATTGCGCCCAAGCAGGAGCAAACAATGA
- a CDS encoding MerR family transcriptional regulator, producing the protein MYSIKAITSLTGLTPETLRAWERRYACVTPARNDTGRRFYSQQDLDKLTLLVNLTGQGHSIGKLAGLSWQQLNDLQNQSAAQQRREPAPFLEQIADALREYRIERCEQLLKKALLVNEPLDYARDVLLPAMQKVGNLWHQGKINIAQEHMFSSCVKRIVLSMVNNLHRHSRNNPAIMLATPSGEPHEFGILVSCLVAAAQNYNCYYLGADLPAEDILEAARHLAPELLVVGMVKTPPEEITVEHLHRLLTGAQQGNLKVWLGGAGALYLKGEGDPAIGSAEVVTDIDQFNAKIRQQRISH; encoded by the coding sequence ATGTACTCAATTAAAGCCATTACATCGTTAACGGGTTTGACGCCGGAAACGTTAAGAGCCTGGGAGCGCCGTTACGCCTGCGTCACGCCGGCGCGCAACGACACCGGCAGGCGTTTCTATTCGCAGCAGGATCTGGACAAGTTGACGCTGCTGGTCAATCTGACCGGGCAGGGCCACTCTATCGGCAAGCTGGCCGGCTTGAGTTGGCAGCAACTCAACGACTTGCAAAACCAATCTGCCGCTCAGCAACGGCGTGAGCCGGCGCCGTTTCTGGAGCAAATCGCGGACGCCTTGCGCGAATATCGCATCGAACGTTGCGAGCAGTTGTTGAAGAAAGCGCTGCTGGTCAACGAGCCGTTGGACTACGCCCGCGACGTTTTGTTGCCGGCCATGCAAAAGGTCGGCAATTTGTGGCACCAAGGCAAAATCAATATCGCCCAGGAGCACATGTTCTCGTCCTGCGTGAAACGCATCGTGTTGAGCATGGTGAACAATTTGCACCGCCACTCGCGCAACAATCCGGCGATCATGTTGGCGACGCCCAGCGGCGAACCGCACGAATTCGGAATTTTGGTCAGTTGTTTGGTCGCCGCGGCACAGAACTACAATTGTTATTACCTCGGCGCGGATTTACCGGCGGAAGACATACTCGAAGCGGCGCGGCACTTGGCGCCGGAGTTGTTGGTGGTCGGCATGGTGAAAACGCCGCCGGAGGAAATAACTGTGGAACATTTGCACCGGCTGCTGACGGGCGCACAGCAAGGCAATTTAAAGGTGTGGCTGGGCGGAGCGGGGGCTTTGTATCTGAAAGGCGAGGGCGACCCGGCAATTGGTTCCGCCGAGGTCGTTACCGATATCGACCAATTCAACGCCAAAATCCGACAACAGCGGATTTCTCATTGA
- a CDS encoding sterol desaturase family protein gives MNAIGTENGILFNQGLFGLAILAFVLLLALEKKRPYRFFPPKVYKESIVTNTMAFLVNNLILAVLRASSLFLVAQQFAGYGLLSSMPNGLLKWLLAFACFDLAIYAWHYASHQSEYLWRFHKIHHSDKSFNVSTGFRFHVFDLLLEIGYKCLFVVVFGVDAYLVLSIEIVELFFIFFHHANIRVPNEEALSQFIITPSLHRTHHSKLRSEHDSNYGIVLALWDRMFGTRKEMVPANIGLDLIEAENFIQLFSLAFITERKIRQLLGWIPKGKK, from the coding sequence ATGAACGCAATCGGCACTGAAAACGGCATATTATTCAACCAAGGCCTGTTCGGCCTGGCGATTCTGGCTTTTGTGTTGTTGCTGGCCCTGGAAAAGAAACGGCCGTACCGTTTTTTTCCGCCTAAGGTCTACAAGGAGTCTATCGTCACCAACACCATGGCCTTTCTGGTCAACAATCTGATCCTGGCGGTACTCAGAGCTTCGTCCCTATTCCTGGTAGCCCAACAGTTTGCCGGCTACGGTTTGTTGAGTTCGATGCCGAACGGGCTGCTCAAGTGGTTGCTGGCGTTCGCCTGCTTCGATCTGGCGATTTACGCCTGGCACTACGCCAGCCACCAATCCGAGTATTTGTGGCGCTTCCACAAAATCCACCACAGCGACAAATCCTTCAACGTGTCCACCGGCTTTCGGTTTCACGTGTTCGACCTGCTATTGGAGATAGGCTACAAATGCTTGTTCGTAGTGGTGTTCGGCGTCGATGCCTACCTGGTGCTGTCGATAGAAATCGTCGAATTGTTTTTCATTTTCTTCCACCACGCCAATATCCGCGTACCCAACGAAGAAGCGCTGTCGCAATTCATCATCACCCCGTCGCTGCACCGCACCCACCATTCCAAGCTGCGTAGCGAGCACGACAGCAACTACGGCATAGTGTTGGCGCTGTGGGACCGCATGTTCGGTACCCGTAAAGAAATGGTTCCGGCCAATATCGGCCTGGACCTGATCGAAGCCGAAAACTTCATTCAGTTGTTTTCGCTGGCCTTCATCACCGAACGGAAAATCCGCCAGTTGCTGGGCTGGATTCCGAAAGGCAAGAAATGA
- the ftsH gene encoding ATP-dependent zinc metalloprotease FtsH, translating into MKKYFIVLTIVAAVGLIVSAIFNRSMPQYDPHYEISYSDFIEDVRNKAVEEVVIDGNYVDGRRPNGTRFSTYNPNDSRMIDELLEYGVKIKVEKPQQPSTLMQIFISWAPTLLLIAVLVYFMRKQAAAMGGRDGQMGFGKSRAKLMAEDQIKIRFSDVAGCEEAKHDVVEMVDFLRDPGKYEALGGKIPRGVLMVGPPGTGKTLLAKAIAGEAGVPFFSISGSDFVEMFVGVGAARVRDMFTEAKKRAPCIIFIDEIDAVGRQRGGAGMGGGNEEREQTLNQLLVEMDGFSGSEGIIVIAATNRSDILDKALLRPGRFDRQVQVGLPDIKGREQILKVHGDRVPLAEDVNLNDLARGTPGFSGAELANLINEGALFAARNNKKVVTMNDLDKARDKMIMGAEKRTMIMSKEDLLMTAYHEAGHAIVGRKVPEHDPVYKVSIMPRGGALGITMFLPERDQYSASKDKLESQIASLFGGRVAEELIYGKNKVTTGASNDIMRATQLARNMVTKWGLSERLGPMDYGDSEGGYMGPQAKPMSEKMAQTIDEEIRHVIDANYSRAENILKENIEILHNMAQALMDWETIDKFQIDELMQGRMIAPPEPEPEASLEAAAEQQELSGSADGQIGQGSALAS; encoded by the coding sequence ATGAAAAAGTATTTCATTGTTCTGACTATTGTCGCTGCGGTCGGATTGATAGTTTCGGCTATCTTCAACCGCAGCATGCCGCAATACGACCCGCATTACGAGATTTCGTATTCGGACTTTATCGAAGACGTTCGCAACAAGGCGGTGGAGGAAGTGGTGATCGACGGCAATTACGTCGACGGTCGCCGCCCGAACGGCACCCGTTTCTCGACCTACAACCCCAACGACTCTCGGATGATCGACGAGTTGCTGGAATACGGCGTCAAAATCAAAGTCGAAAAACCGCAACAACCGTCGACCTTGATGCAAATCTTCATCTCCTGGGCCCCTACCCTATTGCTGATCGCCGTGCTGGTTTACTTCATGCGTAAGCAGGCCGCAGCCATGGGTGGCCGCGACGGCCAAATGGGCTTCGGTAAAAGCCGAGCCAAGTTGATGGCCGAAGACCAAATCAAAATTCGCTTCAGCGACGTTGCCGGCTGCGAAGAAGCCAAGCACGACGTGGTGGAGATGGTGGACTTCCTGCGCGATCCCGGCAAATACGAAGCCTTGGGTGGCAAGATTCCGCGCGGCGTGTTGATGGTCGGACCGCCGGGTACCGGTAAAACCCTGCTGGCCAAAGCCATAGCCGGCGAGGCAGGCGTACCATTCTTCTCCATCTCAGGTTCAGACTTCGTCGAAATGTTCGTCGGTGTCGGTGCAGCCAGGGTGCGGGACATGTTCACCGAAGCCAAAAAACGCGCACCCTGCATCATCTTTATCGACGAGATCGACGCGGTTGGCCGCCAACGCGGCGGCGCCGGCATGGGCGGCGGCAACGAGGAACGCGAACAAACCCTGAACCAGTTGCTGGTGGAAATGGACGGCTTCAGCGGCAGCGAGGGGATTATCGTCATCGCCGCCACCAACCGCTCCGACATTTTGGATAAAGCCTTGTTGCGGCCTGGCCGTTTCGACCGCCAAGTGCAAGTCGGCTTGCCTGATATCAAAGGCCGCGAGCAAATCCTCAAAGTCCACGGCGACCGCGTGCCGCTGGCCGAAGACGTCAACTTGAACGATCTCGCCCGCGGCACCCCTGGCTTTTCCGGTGCCGAGCTGGCCAATCTGATCAACGAAGGCGCCCTGTTCGCTGCACGTAACAATAAGAAAGTCGTGACGATGAACGACCTGGACAAAGCGCGCGACAAAATGATTATGGGCGCCGAAAAACGCACGATGATCATGTCCAAGGAAGACCTGTTGATGACGGCCTACCACGAAGCCGGCCATGCCATCGTCGGCCGCAAGGTGCCCGAGCACGACCCGGTTTACAAAGTTAGCATCATGCCGCGCGGCGGCGCGTTGGGTATCACGATGTTCCTGCCGGAGCGCGACCAATACAGCGCCAGCAAGGACAAACTGGAAAGCCAAATCGCCAGTTTGTTCGGCGGTCGGGTTGCCGAGGAACTGATCTACGGCAAGAACAAAGTCACCACCGGCGCCTCCAACGACATCATGCGCGCCACTCAACTAGCTCGCAACATGGTCACCAAATGGGGTTTGTCCGAGCGGCTGGGTCCGATGGATTACGGCGACAGCGAGGGCGGCTACATGGGGCCGCAAGCCAAACCGATGTCGGAAAAAATGGCGCAAACCATTGATGAAGAGATCCGGCATGTCATTGATGCCAACTACAGCCGCGCGGAAAACATCCTGAAAGAAAATATCGAGATCTTGCACAACATGGCGCAAGCCCTGATGGATTGGGAAACCATCGATAAATTCCAAATCGACGAATTGATGCAGGGCCGGATGATAGCGCCGCCGGAACCTGAGCCTGAAGCCAGCCTTGAAGCCGCCGCGGAACAGCAGGAACTGTCCGGATCCGCCGACGGCCAAATCGGTCAGGGAAGCGCACTCGCTTCTTAA
- a CDS encoding PAS domain-containing protein gives MAFVVEKDNGLIPQVLSAILDECVNGVTLADPDLEDAPIIYANKAFERLTGYSRDEIIGHNCRFLQGADRDQDARFQIADAMQRHEAVEVTLRNYRKDGSLFHNRLKIVPLFDRKQRVIYYLGVQYDITQQVDADNEIKSLTNLLNALPKA, from the coding sequence ATGGCTTTTGTCGTTGAAAAAGATAACGGACTGATTCCGCAAGTATTGTCGGCCATTCTCGACGAGTGCGTGAACGGCGTGACGCTCGCCGACCCCGACCTGGAAGACGCGCCGATTATTTACGCCAACAAGGCGTTCGAACGTTTGACCGGATACAGCCGCGACGAGATCATCGGCCACAACTGCCGGTTTCTGCAAGGCGCGGACCGCGACCAGGACGCGCGCTTCCAGATCGCCGACGCGATGCAGCGCCACGAAGCGGTGGAGGTCACGCTACGCAACTACCGCAAAGACGGCAGTTTATTTCACAACCGGCTGAAAATCGTACCGCTGTTCGACCGCAAACAACGGGTCATCTATTACCTGGGCGTGCAGTACGACATCACCCAGCAGGTCGACGCCGATAACGAAATCAAGAGTTTGACTAATTTGTTGAACGCCTTGCCCAAAGCATAA
- the hflC gene encoding protease modulator HflC gives MSSRTQILIPAGLSLLVLGYMSVFYVKEHEKAILFRLGEMVESDYKPGLHFKAPIINNVSTFDARVLTLDAKSERFLTSEKKNVIVDSFAKWRIGDVGLFYTTVGGDEFQANLRLDQIMKDAMRSEFGVRTIKQLISEDRNELRETLLAKLSPTAQKFGIELIDIRIKRIDLPQEVSSSVFQRMRAERERVAREFRSQGAESAEQISAEADKQKHVIVANAQRDAENIRGRGDAQSAEIYAKSFGKNPEFYAFYRSLQAYQTSFEKTQDTLVLKPNSDFFKYFSSEK, from the coding sequence ATGAGCAGCAGAACCCAAATTTTGATTCCGGCCGGTTTATCCCTGCTGGTACTCGGTTACATGTCGGTTTTTTACGTGAAAGAACACGAAAAAGCCATCCTGTTTCGACTCGGTGAAATGGTCGAATCCGACTACAAACCGGGACTCCATTTTAAGGCCCCCATCATCAATAATGTCAGTACGTTTGATGCGCGCGTGCTGACCTTGGACGCCAAGTCCGAGCGTTTTCTTACCTCCGAAAAGAAGAACGTTATTGTCGATTCGTTCGCCAAATGGCGGATAGGTGATGTGGGCCTCTTTTACACCACGGTCGGCGGCGACGAGTTTCAAGCCAATCTGCGCCTCGACCAAATCATGAAAGACGCGATGCGTAGCGAATTCGGCGTGCGCACGATCAAGCAACTGATTTCGGAAGACCGCAACGAACTGCGCGAGACGCTGCTGGCCAAGCTGTCGCCGACCGCCCAGAAATTCGGCATCGAGCTGATCGATATCCGCATCAAACGCATCGATCTGCCGCAGGAAGTCAGTAGCTCGGTATTCCAGCGCATGCGCGCGGAACGGGAACGCGTTGCCCGCGAATTCCGTTCGCAAGGCGCGGAAAGCGCAGAGCAAATCAGCGCCGAAGCGGACAAGCAGAAACACGTAATCGTGGCCAACGCCCAGCGCGACGCCGAGAACATCCGCGGCCGCGGCGACGCCCAGTCGGCCGAGATTTATGCGAAAAGTTTCGGCAAGAATCCGGAGTTTTACGCCTTTTACCGCAGCTTGCAGGCTTATCAAACTTCGTTCGAAAAAACTCAGGATACCCTGGTGTTGAAACCGAACTCGGACTTCTTCAAGTATTTTTCCAGCGAAAAATAA
- a CDS encoding sigma-70 family RNA polymerase sigma factor codes for MSNTAALSFASETVTIEDAEPATLSVRMEQARSHLNRLLLDNQEVSPMLAKRLLNELQRGVDCSELMIAKNSDEAKRLIDLLYKQQTVVQAPATIIGAAQEVVQPQNIVQLLNPHRRTVNQLLYSLHLLPVFLIDTANDIVKSLPTETGGYDDYKAELKAAIRELKNIRQQTISANTGLVAFVAHKYKTNNLSFDDLMQEGLVGLIKAVDRFDAERGICFSTYAIYWIKQAISRLIVKQEKIVRLPVALAEKASVVFEAMRNCYLKTERWPSIAELKACCDLTEQEIKTISSYYQSTHSLDAAVGDEDDGLDLMARMQQHQFSLPLDELIDNDLAQYVDKAVASLPEKQAAILAMRFGLRDHTEMTLQAVADQLHVTRERVRQIQNEALKKLKQQFGFDLMLFLEPKDG; via the coding sequence ATGTCTAATACAGCCGCACTATCCTTTGCTAGCGAGACAGTTACTATCGAAGATGCCGAGCCCGCCACTCTGAGCGTGCGCATGGAGCAGGCCCGCAGCCACCTAAACCGGTTGTTGCTTGATAATCAAGAGGTTAGCCCTATGCTTGCCAAGCGTTTATTAAACGAACTGCAGCGCGGCGTCGACTGTTCCGAGCTGATGATTGCCAAAAATTCGGACGAAGCCAAACGTTTGATCGACTTGTTGTACAAACAGCAAACCGTTGTACAAGCTCCTGCGACGATCATCGGTGCGGCACAAGAAGTTGTACAACCGCAAAACATTGTACAACTATTGAACCCGCACCGGCGTACAGTCAACCAGTTGTTGTACAGCTTGCATTTGCTGCCGGTGTTCCTGATCGACACAGCCAACGACATAGTTAAAAGCCTGCCGACGGAAACAGGCGGCTACGACGACTACAAGGCCGAACTGAAAGCGGCGATTCGGGAATTGAAAAACATCCGCCAACAAACCATATCGGCCAATACCGGTTTGGTAGCGTTCGTGGCCCATAAATACAAAACTAACAACCTTAGCTTCGACGATCTGATGCAGGAAGGCCTGGTCGGATTGATCAAAGCGGTTGACCGGTTCGATGCGGAGCGAGGCATCTGCTTTTCGACCTACGCTATCTATTGGATCAAACAGGCGATATCGCGCTTGATCGTCAAACAGGAAAAGATCGTGCGCTTGCCGGTGGCGTTGGCCGAAAAAGCCTCGGTGGTGTTCGAGGCCATGCGCAACTGCTATCTAAAAACCGAACGCTGGCCCAGCATCGCGGAACTCAAAGCCTGCTGCGATCTGACCGAGCAAGAAATCAAAACCATCAGCAGCTATTACCAATCCACACACTCCCTCGACGCTGCCGTCGGCGACGAAGACGACGGCCTGGATCTGATGGCCAGAATGCAACAGCACCAGTTCAGTCTGCCTCTCGATGAACTAATAGACAACGATCTCGCTCAATACGTCGACAAAGCGGTGGCGTCGTTACCGGAAAAACAAGCGGCGATTCTGGCGATGCGCTTCGGTTTGCGCGACCACACGGAAATGACCTTGCAAGCCGTTGCCGACCAACTGCATGTTACTCGAGAAAGAGTGCGGCAAATCCAGAACGAGGCCTTAAAAAAATTGAAACAACAGTTCGGCTTTGACCTTATGCTATTTCTCGAACCCAAGGATGGCTAA
- a CDS encoding SRPBCC family protein: protein MQIKLPFDANRPVAAEASIDIDQPLDQVFEFVGQGFFENYPKWAVDLVDFEPLDGEHVFVGAKARQIRQDGGEEVESVFEIAEYQPLTKLAVQGLTQPYRQSYLLQTEGDCPPTRLTFRFEFLQLEIFMRPFEKLIRCAIEEGAENTVEQIKHLILFESNPTAQT, encoded by the coding sequence ATGCAAATCAAATTACCGTTCGATGCCAACCGGCCGGTCGCCGCGGAGGCCAGCATCGACATCGACCAGCCTTTAGACCAGGTGTTCGAGTTCGTCGGCCAGGGTTTTTTCGAAAACTATCCGAAGTGGGCGGTCGATCTGGTCGATTTCGAACCGCTGGACGGCGAGCACGTGTTTGTCGGCGCCAAAGCCAGACAGATTCGCCAAGACGGCGGCGAAGAAGTCGAATCGGTATTCGAGATCGCCGAGTACCAACCGCTGACCAAATTGGCCGTGCAAGGTCTGACCCAGCCCTATCGGCAAAGCTACCTGTTGCAGACCGAGGGCGACTGCCCGCCGACCCGGCTCACGTTCCGCTTCGAATTTCTGCAACTGGAAATTTTCATGCGGCCGTTCGAAAAACTGATCCGTTGCGCCATCGAGGAAGGTGCCGAGAATACGGTCGAGCAGATCAAGCATCTAATTTTGTTCGAATCCAATCCAACAGCCCAGACTTAG